Proteins encoded by one window of Clostridium cagae:
- a CDS encoding single-stranded DNA-binding protein produces MNKIVLVGNFIKDPELMYTEKDSKTYSKFIIAVDRPFKSLDGTRKADLIPIIVWGKKAEVICRYMKKGDSISFSGRLRTGSYEDKDGNKKYIAEVVGEDFKFLGNKRPEKVIAEN; encoded by the coding sequence ATGAATAAAATAGTATTAGTAGGAAATTTTATAAAGGACCCTGAACTTATGTATACCGAAAAAGATAGTAAAACATACAGCAAATTTATAATAGCTGTAGATAGACCATTTAAAAGTCTAGATGGTACTAGAAAAGCTGATTTAATTCCTATAATAGTATGGGGCAAAAAGGCAGAAGTTATATGCCGCTATATGAAAAAAGGAGATAGTATAAGTTTTAGTGGTAGATTAAGAACTGGAAGTTATGAAGATAAAGACGGAAATAAGAAGTACATAGCAGAAGTTGTTGGCGAAGACTTTAAGTTCTTAGGAAACAAAAGACCAGAAAAAGTTATTGCAGAAAATTAA
- a CDS encoding type II toxin-antitoxin system PemK/MazF family toxin — protein MATMVVKRGDIFYADLSPVIGSEQGGIRPVIIIQNDIGNRYSPTVIVAAITSQINKAKLPTHVEISSEEYGLNRDSVVLLEQIRTLDKRRLKEKIGHMTDCDMKKVNKSLTISLNLN, from the coding sequence ATGGCAACTATGGTAGTAAAAAGAGGAGATATATTTTACGCAGATTTAAGTCCTGTTATAGGATCTGAACAAGGTGGAATACGTCCCGTTATTATAATACAAAACGATATAGGAAATAGATACAGTCCTACTGTTATTGTAGCGGCAATAACATCACAAATAAACAAGGCTAAACTACCTACTCATGTTGAGATATCTTCAGAAGAGTATGGGTTAAATAGAGATTCAGTTGTATTATTAGAACAAATAAGGACTTTAGACAAACGAAGATTAAAAGAAAAAATTGGACATATGACTGACTGTGATATGAAGAAGGTAAACAAATCTTTGACTATAAGTCTAAACCTTAATTAA
- a CDS encoding acyltransferase yields MDKKYFVHESSYIDDNVEIGEGTKIWHFSHIMSNSIMGEKCNIGQNVVISPGVKLGNGVKIQNNVSVYTGVICEDDVFLGPSCVFTNVINPRSFIERKSEYKQTIIGKGASVGANVTIVCGHNIGKYALIGAGAVVTKNIPDYALVVGNPAIVKGYVCKCGSKLDFKNNKAICESCNEEYIKSDEKVECVDLGGIK; encoded by the coding sequence ATGGATAAAAAGTATTTTGTACATGAATCCAGTTATATAGATGATAATGTTGAAATAGGAGAGGGGACAAAAATATGGCATTTTTCCCATATTATGAGTAATTCTATAATGGGTGAAAAATGTAATATAGGTCAAAATGTGGTTATATCTCCTGGAGTAAAACTAGGTAATGGAGTTAAAATACAAAATAATGTATCTGTGTATACTGGCGTTATTTGTGAAGATGATGTATTTTTAGGACCATCTTGCGTATTTACTAATGTAATAAATCCTAGAAGTTTTATAGAAAGAAAAAGTGAATATAAACAAACTATTATAGGAAAAGGTGCATCAGTTGGAGCAAACGTAACAATAGTATGTGGTCATAACATAGGGAAGTATGCTTTAATTGGAGCAGGAGCTGTAGTTACTAAAAATATACCAGATTATGCTTTAGTTGTTGGAAATCCAGCAATAGTTAAAGGCTATGTATGTAAATGTGGCTCAAAGTTAGATTTTAAAAACAACAAAGCGATTTGTGAAAGTTGTAATGAAGAATATATAAAATCTGATGAAAAAGTTGAGTGTGTAGATTTAGGAGGTATAAAATAG
- the acpS gene encoding holo-ACP synthase — MIRGIGTDIVEIERIKKAIKSNPNFINRFFTQKEIEYFKLRKFNANTISGNFAAKEAVSKALGSGFRGFGLKDIEVLRDELGKPIVNLSDKLYKMFNLDNYNIFISISHSNTDAIAYAIIEVI; from the coding sequence TTGATAAGAGGAATTGGAACAGATATAGTAGAAATTGAAAGAATAAAAAAAGCTATTAAAAGTAATCCCAATTTTATAAATAGATTTTTTACGCAAAAAGAAATTGAATACTTTAAATTAAGAAAATTTAATGCTAATACTATATCAGGAAACTTTGCAGCAAAAGAAGCTGTAAGCAAAGCATTAGGTAGCGGATTTAGAGGATTTGGATTGAAGGATATAGAGGTATTAAGAGATGAACTAGGAAAGCCAATAGTGAATTTAAGTGATAAATTATATAAAATGTTTAATTTAGATAATTATAATATTTTTATAAGTATATCTCATAGTAATACTGACGCTATAGCATATGCAATAATAGAGGTGATATAA
- a CDS encoding germination lipoprotein GerS-related protein, protein MEKKKKTIKSKMLLSTLLLIPIITILLIVLFRHILLPTNEDILNYVKNIKEYSTGVEYTFKNSRGEIKESTTQYYSNNKGLRIEFGQDKKTIKVYNSGEIQVKDYQGDEFKLDGNIDVIYPLGSINNVLSNEILGEIKENVKEWGDGNYLEIDLKYDMNNKHFEKGKFYIDKKTKSPILLKIFDINGAERVIITYKDFKIEKNLSDELF, encoded by the coding sequence ATGGAAAAGAAAAAAAAGACAATTAAAAGTAAAATGCTTTTATCTACTTTATTACTTATACCAATTATAACTATTCTATTGATAGTTTTATTTAGACATATTTTACTTCCGACTAATGAAGACATTTTAAATTATGTTAAGAACATAAAAGAATATAGTACAGGCGTAGAATATACATTTAAAAATTCAAGAGGTGAAATTAAAGAATCAACTACACAATATTATAGTAATAATAAGGGATTGAGAATTGAATTTGGACAAGATAAGAAAACAATAAAAGTATATAATAGCGGAGAAATACAAGTTAAAGACTATCAAGGTGATGAATTTAAACTTGATGGAAATATAGATGTTATTTATCCACTAGGATCAATAAATAATGTTTTATCTAATGAAATATTAGGTGAAATAAAAGAAAACGTTAAAGAGTGGGGTGATGGAAACTACTTAGAAATTGATTTGAAGTATGATATGAATAATAAACATTTCGAAAAAGGAAAATTTTATATAGATAAAAAAACAAAATCACCTATATTATTAAAAATATTTGATATTAACGGAGCCGAGAGGGTTATTATAACTTACAAAGATTTCAAAATCGAAAAGAATTTAAGTGATGAGTTGTTTTAA
- a CDS encoding sigma-54-dependent transcriptional regulator, whose translation MSDDYKAKDKLSRKERVYKKLKDLTQTINFSEMLEEKIGFEASYIAKELNISRNNVSKELNCLVNEEMAVKIQGKPVLYLDKIYLQLKFGISIKESVITEYSYLSKMLKNEISLKKDEEFKDIKDIRVLEKEKEKLPKYKKTIFKSIIGSEDSLKSQIKQAKATILYPPNGLHTLLIGPTGVGKTTFAEAMYIYAIESGRFTKDYPYIIFNCADYAENSQLLLSHLFGHVKGAFTGASCEKKGLVDQANGGILFLDEVHRLSPEGQEMLFSLMDRGSYRRLGESENTRKANILFIAATTENPKSAILETFLRRIPVTINLPSLSKRSLKERMELICQFFKNESIKIKAPLKVSKEVLKVLLLYKCPGNIGQLKNDIQLICANAFVEYITEEYDYVYVKLSQISQRFKEGLFEIEDKRQELIKYFDLNDFESIIFNGSSEESDDNINRLLLYDDYNTEGDFYDLMLQKAQKFYADGLSIKQIRENIVNQIQYRFNNTSSIEKSEDLELDKEVLSKIVTPEIVQIIKESFIEDSGECIKNIDTKLIYSLALHIETLLERLRIGNIVIYPKSEDNYKDYKQEYGLATLIKSKIEEKFFVKIPNDELVFITMFLHSVNTKKEHGNIQVLVIAHGYGTATNMVDVAKTLLGYECIHALDMPLEEKVEVTLKKAIDTVSKIDKGSGVLLLVDMGSLATFGDVITEKTGIETRTIKMVSTPMVIEAARKAMTSNINMDILVNNIENVSSLIGGRVKVSTENIDSKNLELGINYENMNWKKHIIKLLDEALTFLNVEKASEVLNQVLKKIATDCDNKIDDSLYIKFLFHCSCMIERVIRNESLPYKKFLTIKNSKNKLFNIIKNNFELVEEIFGISIPDSELAYIVEMVDISFNISTHI comes from the coding sequence GTGTCTGATGATTATAAAGCAAAAGATAAATTGAGTAGAAAAGAGCGAGTATATAAAAAATTAAAAGATCTTACTCAAACTATAAATTTTAGTGAAATGTTAGAAGAAAAAATAGGATTTGAAGCTAGCTACATAGCTAAGGAATTAAATATATCTAGAAACAATGTGAGTAAGGAATTGAATTGTCTTGTAAATGAAGAAATGGCAGTTAAAATTCAAGGCAAACCAGTATTATATTTAGATAAGATTTATTTACAACTAAAATTTGGTATAAGTATAAAAGAATCAGTAATAACCGAATATAGTTATTTGAGTAAAATGTTAAAAAATGAAATAAGCTTGAAAAAAGATGAAGAGTTTAAAGATATAAAAGATATTAGAGTATTAGAAAAAGAGAAAGAGAAACTGCCTAAATATAAAAAAACTATTTTTAAAAGCATAATTGGTAGTGAAGATTCATTAAAATCACAAATTAAACAAGCAAAAGCAACAATATTATATCCACCTAATGGATTACATACTTTATTAATAGGACCTACAGGTGTTGGAAAAACTACATTTGCTGAAGCTATGTACATATATGCAATAGAATCAGGAAGATTTACAAAAGATTATCCATATATTATATTTAATTGTGCAGATTATGCAGAAAATTCTCAACTTCTCCTTTCACATTTATTTGGACATGTAAAAGGAGCATTTACTGGGGCAAGCTGTGAAAAAAAAGGATTGGTAGATCAAGCTAATGGTGGAATATTATTTTTAGATGAGGTACATCGTCTATCTCCAGAAGGACAGGAAATGTTATTTTCGTTAATGGATAGGGGTAGCTATAGAAGGTTAGGAGAATCGGAGAATACAAGGAAAGCTAATATATTATTTATAGCAGCAACAACCGAGAATCCAAAATCAGCTATTTTAGAAACATTTTTAAGAAGAATTCCTGTGACAATTAACCTTCCGAGCTTAAGTAAACGTTCACTTAAAGAGAGGATGGAACTTATTTGTCAATTTTTTAAAAACGAATCTATAAAAATTAAGGCTCCATTGAAAGTATCTAAAGAAGTATTAAAGGTATTGTTACTTTATAAATGTCCTGGAAATATAGGTCAGTTAAAGAATGATATTCAACTTATTTGTGCCAATGCATTTGTTGAATATATTACAGAAGAATATGACTATGTATATGTAAAGTTATCTCAAATTTCTCAGAGATTTAAAGAGGGCTTATTTGAAATCGAAGATAAAAGACAAGAACTAATTAAATATTTTGATTTAAATGATTTTGAGTCTATAATATTTAATGGTTCAAGTGAAGAATCAGATGACAATATAAATCGACTGTTATTGTATGATGATTATAATACTGAAGGAGATTTTTATGATTTAATGTTACAAAAAGCTCAAAAGTTTTATGCAGATGGATTATCTATAAAACAGATTAGAGAAAATATAGTTAATCAAATTCAATATAGATTTAATAACACCTCATCTATAGAAAAATCTGAAGATTTAGAACTTGATAAAGAAGTACTATCCAAAATAGTAACACCAGAAATTGTTCAGATTATTAAAGAATCATTTATAGAAGATTCAGGGGAGTGTATTAAAAACATAGATACAAAATTAATATATAGTTTAGCATTACATATAGAAACTCTTTTGGAAAGATTAAGAATAGGAAACATAGTTATATACCCTAAATCTGAAGATAATTATAAAGATTATAAGCAAGAATATGGTCTTGCAACATTAATAAAATCTAAAATAGAAGAAAAGTTTTTTGTTAAAATACCTAATGATGAATTAGTATTTATAACTATGTTTTTACATTCTGTAAATACTAAAAAAGAACACGGTAATATTCAAGTTTTAGTAATTGCACATGGATATGGCACTGCAACTAATATGGTTGATGTTGCAAAGACACTTTTAGGATATGAGTGTATACATGCATTGGATATGCCATTAGAAGAAAAAGTTGAGGTTACTTTAAAAAAAGCGATAGATACAGTTAGTAAAATAGACAAAGGAAGTGGAGTTTTACTATTAGTTGATATGGGATCCTTAGCTACATTTGGAGATGTAATTACGGAAAAAACAGGAATAGAAACAAGAACAATAAAAATGGTTAGTACACCTATGGTTATTGAAGCAGCAAGAAAAGCTATGACTTCAAATATAAATATGGATATATTAGTAAACAATATAGAAAATGTTAGTTCATTAATTGGAGGTAGAGTAAAAGTAAGTACAGAAAATATAGATTCAAAAAATTTAGAATTAGGAATTAATTATGAAAATATGAATTGGAAAAAGCATATTATAAAGTTATTGGATGAAGCACTTACATTCTTGAATGTTGAAAAGGCATCAGAAGTATTAAATCAAGTTTTAAAAAAAATAGCTACAGATTGTGATAATAAAATTGATGATAGCTTGTATATAAAATTTTTATTTCATTGTTCTTGTATGATAGAGAGAGTTATAAGAAATGAGTCTTTACCATATAAAAAATTTTTAACAATAAAAAATAGTAAGAATAAACTTTTTAATATTATAAAAAACAATTTTGAATTAGTTGAAGAAATATTTGGGATTTCTATTCCAGATTCAGAATTAGCATACATAGTTGAAATGGTTGATATTAGCTTTAATATATCAACACATATTTAA
- a CDS encoding YihY/virulence factor BrkB family protein, whose product MSHKKMSIREKLRLLLHLIVKIKNDDIFALASQLAYYLLLSFFPFIIFLITLVGFSNMDSIQILNGIKAVVPEAVFDLTSSTIIEVFDKQYTGLLEISILLALWTSSSGFRAVIKGVNKAYDFKENRSFIKRLIISMISVIALALTIILALSMLVFGNVIENYIIKIIPFTKLVVILWNICRYVFVVIIMVFIFASIYRFTPSKRLKWRDVIPGSIFSTVGWIITSYGFSFYIDNFRNFSRFYGSLGAVFILMTWLFLVSILFILGVEINCVLEQFKKQLLE is encoded by the coding sequence ATGAGTCATAAAAAGATGAGTATAAGAGAAAAATTAAGGCTATTATTGCATTTGATTGTAAAAATAAAAAATGATGATATTTTTGCATTGGCATCTCAACTAGCATACTATTTACTTTTATCATTCTTTCCATTTATTATTTTCTTAATAACATTAGTAGGATTTAGTAATATGGATTCTATACAGATATTGAACGGAATAAAAGCTGTAGTTCCAGAAGCAGTGTTTGATCTGACTTCTTCAACAATAATTGAAGTTTTTGATAAACAGTATACAGGATTATTAGAAATTTCAATTTTATTAGCTTTATGGACTTCATCATCTGGTTTTAGAGCTGTAATTAAAGGTGTAAATAAAGCTTATGATTTTAAAGAAAATAGATCGTTTATAAAAAGATTAATAATCTCTATGATAAGTGTAATAGCGTTAGCACTAACTATAATATTAGCATTATCTATGCTTGTATTTGGAAATGTAATAGAAAATTATATAATAAAAATTATTCCATTTACAAAACTGGTTGTGATTTTATGGAACATATGTAGATATGTGTTCGTTGTAATTATAATGGTATTTATATTTGCATCAATATATAGATTTACTCCTTCGAAAAGATTAAAGTGGAGAGACGTAATCCCTGGATCAATATTTAGTACAGTTGGATGGATAATAACATCTTATGGTTTTTCTTTTTATATAGATAACTTTAGAAATTTCTCAAGATTTTATGGAAGTCTTGGAGCTGTTTTTATATTGATGACTTGGTTATTCTTAGTTTCAATATTATTTATTTTAGGTGTGGAAATAAATTGTGTGTTAGAACAATTTAAGAAGCAGTTATTAGAATAG
- a CDS encoding nucleotide sugar dehydrogenase, with the protein MSGLKQQLLEKINNRTAKVGVVGLGYVGLPLAVEKASAGYETIGFDVQDQKVKMVNEGNNYIGDVVDEKLKMLVNDKILRATTDFSFVKDVDTICICVPTPLDLYKQPDLSYVVESTKSVAKYMHKGMLIVLESTTYPGTTEEVLKPILEENGLKCGVDFFLAFSPERVDPGNKNFNTKNTPKVVGGCSEDCTEVAAALYRNILEGEIHTVSSPAVAEMEKILENTFRNINIGLANEMAILCNRMGIDVWEVIDAAKTKPYGFMPFYPGPGLGGHCIPLDPFYLEWKAKEYDYHTRLIETSGEINDSMPEFVLDNVMKILNKHKKALNGSKVLILGVAYKNDIDDYRESPAFKVIELLEKNGAEVIVNDPYCEVSKYKNKVYNSVDWKDVIDDSDIAIVTTNHSCYDYEDIVSKAKVVYDTRNATKNVVNNRDKIYKL; encoded by the coding sequence ATGTCAGGATTAAAGCAACAATTATTAGAAAAAATAAATAATAGAACTGCTAAAGTAGGCGTAGTGGGATTAGGATACGTTGGTTTACCATTAGCTGTAGAAAAAGCAAGTGCAGGATATGAAACCATTGGATTTGATGTTCAAGACCAAAAAGTTAAAATGGTTAATGAAGGTAATAATTACATAGGTGATGTAGTAGACGAAAAATTAAAAATGTTAGTTAATGATAAAATATTAAGAGCTACTACAGATTTCAGTTTTGTAAAAGATGTAGATACTATTTGTATTTGTGTACCTACACCACTTGATTTATACAAACAACCAGATTTATCATACGTTGTAGAATCAACAAAAAGTGTTGCAAAATACATGCACAAAGGTATGTTAATAGTTCTTGAAAGTACAACTTATCCAGGAACAACAGAAGAAGTTCTTAAGCCTATCTTAGAAGAAAATGGATTAAAATGTGGAGTAGACTTTTTCTTAGCATTCTCACCAGAAAGAGTTGATCCAGGTAATAAAAACTTTAACACTAAAAATACACCTAAAGTTGTTGGTGGATGTAGTGAAGACTGTACGGAAGTTGCAGCAGCATTATATAGAAATATTTTAGAAGGTGAAATACATACTGTTTCATCACCAGCAGTAGCTGAAATGGAAAAGATATTAGAAAACACATTCAGAAATATTAATATTGGATTAGCTAATGAAATGGCTATACTATGCAACAGAATGGGAATAGACGTGTGGGAAGTTATAGATGCAGCTAAAACTAAGCCATATGGATTTATGCCATTTTACCCAGGTCCAGGTTTAGGCGGACACTGTATACCACTTGATCCATTTTATTTAGAATGGAAAGCAAAGGAATATGATTATCATACAAGATTAATAGAAACTTCAGGAGAAATAAATGATTCAATGCCTGAATTTGTATTAGATAATGTAATGAAAATATTAAATAAACACAAAAAAGCACTTAATGGATCAAAAGTTCTTATATTAGGTGTTGCTTATAAGAATGATATTGATGATTATAGAGAATCACCAGCATTCAAAGTTATTGAACTTCTAGAAAAGAATGGAGCAGAAGTTATCGTAAATGATCCATATTGTGAAGTTTCTAAATACAAAAACAAAGTTTACAATTCTGTAGATTGGAAAGATGTAATTGATGATAGTGACATTGCTATAGTAACAACTAATCATAGCTGTTATGATTATGAAGATATAGTAAGTAAAGCTAAAGTTGTTTATGATACAAGAAATGCAACTAAAAATGTAGTTAATAATAGAGATAAGATTTATAAATTATAA
- a CDS encoding PTS system mannose/fructose/N-acetylgalactosamine-transporter subunit IIB translates to MLNIVLTRIDDRLIHGQVATAWSKITKATKIIVVDDAVAQDSFMEMVLKSAAPSSIKVEIYGVSDAVNALNKEDDGERVIVLVKTPMVVLDLVKAGVGIKELNLGGMGAKQGRKQFYKNISVSDEEKESFKELKELGVNVFVQIVPDAKQIQLDKI, encoded by the coding sequence ATGTTAAATATTGTTTTAACAAGAATAGATGATAGATTAATACATGGTCAAGTAGCGACAGCTTGGTCTAAAATTACAAAGGCAACTAAAATAATAGTAGTAGATGATGCGGTAGCACAAGATTCATTTATGGAAATGGTTTTAAAATCAGCGGCTCCATCTTCAATTAAAGTTGAAATATATGGAGTAAGTGATGCTGTTAATGCTTTGAATAAGGAGGATGATGGAGAAAGAGTAATAGTATTAGTTAAAACTCCAATGGTTGTACTCGATCTTGTAAAAGCTGGAGTAGGAATAAAGGAATTGAATCTTGGAGGAATGGGTGCAAAACAAGGTAGAAAACAATTCTATAAGAATATTTCAGTTTCAGATGAGGAAAAAGAGTCATTTAAAGAACTTAAGGAATTAGGAGTAAACGTTTTTGTACAAATTGTCCCTGATGCAAAGCAAATCCAATTAGATAAGATATAA
- a CDS encoding DUF6514 family protein, producing the protein MDIIEEYTSIDTENNFEYKYRLTKSLYKGITAYGIEVQSQNSNTTNKAFNEKDSVNLISINRHNVKTLLTKLYENRVSPLHLIDIIGEYVDEHVCEFDNFTSKEVAN; encoded by the coding sequence ATGGATATTATAGAAGAATATACATCTATTGATACTGAAAACAATTTTGAGTATAAATATAGGCTAACTAAATCACTGTATAAAGGAATAACAGCATATGGAATAGAAGTACAAAGCCAAAACTCAAATACCACTAACAAGGCATTTAATGAAAAGGATTCAGTAAATTTAATTTCTATAAATAGACACAATGTTAAAACTTTACTTACTAAATTATATGAAAATAGAGTTTCACCACTACATCTTATAGACATTATTGGCGAGTATGTAGACGAGCATGTATGTGAATTCGATAATTTTACTTCAAAAGAGGTTGCAAATTAA
- a CDS encoding PTS sugar transporter subunit IIA — MIGILLVTHGKFSEEIVKSAELIVGKQEKILTLGLQHGDSVEMLGDKVKESVKSLEDGDGVLVLVDLMGGSPYNVVALNSSKLLDINFRCITGVNLPMLLEAITMREIYNLDDLTDHCIEIGTTGIKELFKEMELLKK, encoded by the coding sequence ATGATAGGAATTTTATTAGTTACTCATGGAAAATTTTCAGAAGAAATAGTAAAGAGTGCGGAACTTATTGTAGGAAAACAAGAAAAAATATTAACATTAGGACTTCAGCATGGAGATAGTGTTGAAATGTTAGGTGATAAGGTTAAGGAGTCGGTTAAATCTTTAGAAGATGGTGATGGAGTTTTAGTATTAGTAGACCTTATGGGAGGAAGTCCTTATAATGTAGTTGCTCTAAATTCAAGTAAATTATTAGATATTAATTTTAGATGTATAACAGGTGTTAATTTACCAATGCTACTTGAAGCAATTACAATGAGGGAAATTTATAATTTAGATGATTTAACTGATCATTGCATTGAAATAGGAACAACAGGAATTAAAGAATTATTTAAAGAAATGGAATTATTAAAAAAATAA
- a CDS encoding bifunctional ADP-dependent NAD(P)H-hydrate dehydratase/NAD(P)H-hydrate epimerase: MEIMSSEKCKLIDKLTINEIGIPSIVLMENAAISIYKEIYNIGDSFLVICGQGNNGGDGLAIARHLSNNGKKVKVYIVTVNENYSEDFKLNLKILTNIENIEIKKIKSEIDIDTTFVNDIKKFDVVVDAIFGVGLNRDLKGLFKTTINEINVNSNIIVSVDVPSGLDCDKGVPKGISIKANYTYTFEVIKKGFLSYKAIEYLGNVKVVNIGIPQKIKKQNSDGICILKDSEYKKLIPKRNVYGHKGNYGKSIIIAGSIGFTGAAFITTECTVRSGAGLVTLVCPKEIQSILSNKLIEAMTLNTEDKKLNELLRGAQVIAIGPGLGIGEKENLLFEKVVKETTCPIVIDADAITLLSKNKSLLKYLENRAIMTPHPGELARFLNIKISEVEDNRISIAKKFFEDYRINLLLKGYKTVICTHNKTYINQTGNSKMASGGMGDALTGIITGLISQGASIEDATVLGAYIHGKLADEISQNSFIVNARDIINNLPIKINNILK, translated from the coding sequence ATGGAAATTATGTCTTCTGAAAAATGTAAACTAATTGATAAGCTAACAATTAATGAAATAGGAATTCCTAGTATTGTTTTAATGGAAAATGCAGCTATATCAATATATAAAGAAATATATAATATAGGTGATAGTTTTCTTGTAATATGCGGTCAAGGAAATAATGGTGGAGATGGTTTAGCAATTGCTAGACATTTATCTAATAATGGTAAGAAGGTAAAAGTCTATATTGTTACAGTTAATGAAAATTATAGTGAAGATTTCAAATTAAATCTAAAAATACTAACTAATATAGAAAATATAGAAATTAAAAAGATAAAATCCGAAATAGATATAGATACTACTTTTGTTAATGATATTAAAAAGTTTGATGTCGTAGTTGATGCTATTTTTGGTGTTGGATTAAATAGAGATCTTAAAGGTTTATTTAAAACTACTATAAATGAAATTAATGTTAACTCAAATATAATTGTATCAGTAGATGTTCCATCTGGATTGGATTGTGATAAGGGAGTACCGAAAGGAATTTCAATAAAGGCAAATTATACGTATACATTTGAAGTTATAAAAAAAGGATTTTTAAGTTATAAAGCAATTGAATATTTAGGAAATGTTAAAGTTGTAAATATAGGTATTCCCCAAAAAATCAAAAAACAAAATAGTGATGGAATTTGTATATTAAAGGATTCTGAATATAAGAAACTGATCCCAAAAAGAAATGTTTATGGACACAAGGGAAACTATGGGAAATCAATTATTATTGCAGGTAGCATTGGATTTACAGGGGCAGCATTTATAACAACTGAATGTACGGTTAGAAGTGGTGCTGGATTAGTAACTTTAGTTTGTCCAAAAGAAATACAATCTATATTATCTAATAAATTGATAGAAGCTATGACTTTAAACACAGAAGATAAAAAATTAAATGAGTTATTAAGAGGAGCTCAAGTTATTGCTATTGGACCAGGACTGGGAATTGGAGAAAAAGAGAATTTATTATTTGAAAAAGTTGTAAAGGAAACAACTTGCCCAATAGTTATTGATGCAGATGCAATAACATTATTGTCAAAAAATAAATCATTACTAAAATATTTGGAAAATAGAGCAATTATGACACCACATCCAGGAGAGTTAGCTAGATTTTTAAATATAAAAATTAGTGAGGTTGAAGATAACAGAATTAGTATAGCAAAGAAATTTTTTGAGGATTACAGAATAAATTTATTGTTAAAGGGTTATAAAACAGTAATTTGTACTCATAATAAAACTTACATAAATCAAACTGGTAATAGCAAAATGGCATCAGGTGGAATGGGTGATGCATTAACAGGAATAATAACTGGACTAATATCTCAAGGAGCAAGCATTGAAGATGCAACTGTTTTAGGCGCTTATATACATGGAAAATTAGCTGATGAAATTTCACAAAATTCTTTTATAGTTAATGCAAGAGATATTATAAACAATCTTCCAATAAAAATTAATAACATTCTTAAGTAA